In a genomic window of Pontibacter liquoris:
- the wecB gene encoding non-hydrolyzing UDP-N-acetylglucosamine 2-epimerase, producing the protein MLVAIIAGARPNFMKIAPIIEEIKKAKEEGKNISYRLIHTGQHYDKKMSGAFFEQLGIPEPDVNLEAGGGTQAEQTAAIMVRFEKELQENRPDLVIVVGDVTSTMACAITAQKLCIPVAHVEGGIRSGDWTMPEEINRLVTDSISNYFFTTSEVANNNLKNSGIAPEKILFVGNTMIDTLLKQMPNFTQPPFWDTYGLSEKQYLVMTLHRPSNVDDPEQLKKLLDVLENGDNKLPVIFPVHPRTRNNLQKFGIALKQVKMVDPLGYLEFNYLVQHAKGVITDSGGITEETTVMGVPCMTLRNSTERPETCTLGTNELLGSDPQALKQALDRLYAGNWKKGSIPPLWDGQTAKRIVAHICEIFHVKNEESCPAY; encoded by the coding sequence ATGCTTGTAGCTATCATAGCTGGTGCTCGCCCGAACTTCATGAAAATAGCCCCCATCATCGAAGAAATTAAAAAGGCAAAAGAAGAGGGCAAGAATATCTCTTACCGCTTAATTCATACAGGCCAGCATTACGACAAAAAAATGTCTGGTGCCTTTTTTGAGCAGTTGGGTATTCCGGAGCCAGACGTAAACCTGGAAGCAGGTGGCGGCACCCAGGCCGAACAGACTGCTGCTATTATGGTACGTTTCGAGAAGGAACTACAGGAGAATAGGCCCGACCTGGTAATTGTGGTAGGCGATGTAACCTCAACCATGGCATGTGCCATCACGGCCCAGAAACTTTGCATTCCGGTAGCGCATGTGGAAGGAGGCATTCGCTCAGGCGACTGGACCATGCCGGAGGAAATAAACCGCCTGGTAACCGATAGTATCAGTAATTACTTTTTTACTACTTCTGAGGTAGCGAACAACAACCTGAAGAACTCGGGCATTGCCCCCGAAAAGATATTATTTGTGGGCAATACCATGATAGACACCTTGTTGAAGCAGATGCCCAACTTTACGCAGCCGCCTTTTTGGGATACGTATGGATTAAGTGAAAAGCAATACCTGGTGATGACGCTGCACCGCCCCTCTAACGTGGATGATCCGGAGCAGCTGAAGAAGTTGCTCGATGTGCTGGAAAACGGCGATAACAAGCTTCCGGTTATTTTTCCGGTGCATCCGCGCACGCGTAATAACCTGCAGAAGTTTGGCATTGCGTTAAAGCAGGTTAAAATGGTAGACCCGTTGGGATACTTGGAATTCAATTACCTGGTGCAGCATGCCAAAGGGGTTATTACAGATTCGGGTGGTATTACTGAAGAAACTACTGTAATGGGCGTGCCCTGCATGACGTTGCGAAATTCTACTGAAAGGCCAGAAACCTGTACCCTTGGAACAAACGAATTGCTGGGCAGCGATCCGCAAGCTTTAAAGCAGGCGCTGGACCGTTTATATGCGGGTAACTGGAAGAAAGGCAGCATTCCTCCGCTTTGGGATGGCCAGACAGCAAAACGTATTGTAGCGCATATTTGTGAAATATTTCACGTAAAAAATGAAGAAAGCTGCCCTGCTTATTAA
- the cysQ gene encoding 3'(2'),5'-bisphosphate nucleotidase CysQ, whose translation MINTELIINAALKAGQKVNDIYNENSFTVELKEDLSPLTMADKASHEIIAQILKETPYPVISEESRNAAYSTRKQWPVYWLLDPLDGTKEFIKRNGEFTINIALIKHKEPVMGVVYAPIKKWLYIGIAEEGAWKLELADHALPNNWKEQAQLLPLTTSEKKRYTVVGSRSHASKETDDFVAGLETKYGDLSFISMGSSLKLCLVAEGLADIYPRLAPTMEWDTAAGDAIARSAGCKVVQYINGEPLQYNKVELLNPWFVVQR comes from the coding sequence ATGATAAACACAGAACTTATTATAAATGCTGCACTTAAGGCAGGGCAAAAAGTAAACGACATATATAATGAGAACAGTTTTACAGTAGAATTAAAAGAAGACCTGTCGCCCCTTACTATGGCAGACAAGGCATCGCATGAAATAATAGCGCAAATACTGAAAGAAACACCGTATCCGGTAATAAGCGAAGAAAGCAGGAATGCTGCTTATAGCACCCGGAAGCAATGGCCCGTCTACTGGCTGTTAGATCCTTTGGATGGCACCAAAGAGTTTATTAAGCGTAATGGCGAGTTTACCATTAACATTGCCCTGATTAAGCACAAAGAACCAGTTATGGGAGTTGTTTATGCTCCGATAAAAAAGTGGCTATACATTGGAATAGCCGAGGAGGGCGCCTGGAAATTAGAATTGGCGGATCATGCGCTGCCAAATAACTGGAAAGAGCAAGCACAATTGCTGCCATTAACTACAAGCGAAAAGAAAAGATATACCGTTGTAGGCAGTCGATCTCATGCATCGAAAGAAACAGATGATTTTGTAGCTGGGCTGGAGACCAAGTATGGCGACCTATCTTTTATCTCGATGGGCAGTTCCCTAAAACTTTGCCTGGTAGCAGAAGGGTTAGCAGATATATACCCGCGATTAGCTCCTACCATGGAGTGGGACACTGCCGCCGGCGATGCCATTGCCCGAAGTGCAGGCTGCAAAGTAGTGCAATATATAAATGGTGAACCCCTGCAATATAATAAAGTAGAGCTGTTAAACCCCTGGTTTGTTGTACAGCGATGA
- the cysD gene encoding sulfate adenylyltransferase subunit CysD, protein MSNYSLSHLQELEAEAIYVIREVFAQFERPAILFSGGKDSIVVTHLARKAFFPAKIPMPLVHIDTGHNFPETIAFRDVLVKDLGVQLIVGSVQDSINKGRSKEETGRNASRNALQTTTLLDTIEEYKLDAAIGGARRDEEKARAKERFFSHRDDFGQWDPKNQRPELWNLFNGRKNQGEHFRIFPISNWTEMDVWQYIKTENLAIPSLYFAHQREVVFRDATWLPVSEYISIRNEEQVMRKLIRFRTLGDITITGGVESDADTLDKIVQEIAASRNTERGCRADDKRSETSMEDRKKQGYF, encoded by the coding sequence ATGAGTAATTATTCTCTAAGCCATTTACAAGAGCTGGAAGCAGAGGCCATTTATGTAATCCGCGAAGTATTTGCGCAATTTGAGCGCCCTGCTATCCTGTTTTCAGGAGGCAAGGACTCGATCGTTGTTACACACCTTGCTCGTAAAGCTTTTTTCCCAGCAAAGATCCCCATGCCCTTGGTACACATCGACACGGGACATAATTTTCCGGAAACCATAGCTTTCAGAGATGTCCTGGTAAAAGACTTAGGTGTTCAGTTAATTGTAGGTTCGGTCCAGGATTCTATTAATAAAGGCCGCTCGAAAGAAGAAACAGGCCGAAACGCCAGCAGGAACGCCTTGCAAACCACTACGCTTTTAGACACCATTGAAGAGTATAAGCTGGATGCCGCTATCGGGGGCGCTCGCCGCGACGAAGAAAAGGCACGCGCCAAAGAGCGCTTCTTCTCGCATCGCGACGACTTTGGCCAGTGGGACCCTAAAAACCAACGTCCCGAGTTATGGAATTTATTTAATGGCCGGAAAAACCAGGGAGAGCACTTCCGCATCTTTCCAATAAGCAACTGGACCGAAATGGATGTCTGGCAATATATCAAGACCGAGAACCTCGCCATACCTTCCCTGTATTTTGCACATCAACGCGAAGTGGTCTTCCGGGACGCTACCTGGCTCCCGGTTTCGGAATACATAAGCATCCGGAATGAAGAACAGGTCATGCGCAAACTTATCCGATTCCGGACTTTAGGGGATATCACGATTACAGGCGGCGTGGAATCTGATGCGGATACCCTCGATAAAATTGTGCAGGAAATAGCGGCTTCCCGCAACACCGAACGCGGTTGCCGCGCCGACGATAAGCGCTCCGAAACATCTATGGAAGACAGAAA
- a CDS encoding T9SS type A sorting domain-containing protein, protein MKKHLLALTLFLIVSAQAFAQVAPSFDIFILPYRFGDKSMTYFEGNGFDTQNARIMTQGNIVYSSTNSKYDPAKVKDFILRFYPDVNTTENLVLDWEAGPYADLRDYPVTDSRFKTAEATLLNLLSEIRKYRPHLKLSYYMLPYRTWNEWQAANYNAPGKLDNIMASVDFIAPSLYFLFADEEVGRTRNMQYMKDNLDMAMKYGQKYGKPVYPFLWHRVHFRSPLYGKAIVQEGVYTDYVKYMKDYSYNGAKLKGMYWWDGIEGKLENLAGVNNWLNGSVYDEATYDQMIVNMAKSMKAALNSGTAAPAPLPQPLPVPIVIAQQVVELALYDAVTGQQLQTLASGATLNLATLPTKSFNIRATTNTTVGSVQFVMSGTGSKTATETLAPYDLMGDTGSWTPAVGNYTLKATPYTGAKATGDAGTALSVSFTVINQTPPAVVSYTLFDAATRQELQTLANGVTLNLATLPSKSFNIRANTSAPAGNVVFALSGAESKNVTDAAAPFELLGDAGSWTPAVGSYTLQATAALAATGETGATLAIGFNVINQAPLAVTSYTLYDATTGQQLQTLASGATLNLATLPTKSFNIRANTNNTAGKVLFTLTGAENKNVTDATAPYYLAGEAGSWTPTVGNYTLQSTGYLDATDEAGKTFVVDFTVINQTPPAVVSYTLFDAATRQELQTLANGVTLNLATLPSKSFNIRANTSAPAGNVVFALSGAESKNVTDAAAPFELLGDAGSWTPAVGSYTLQATAALAATGETGATLAIGFNVINQAPLAVTSYTLYDATTGQQLQTLASGATLNLATLQTKSFNIRATTNTTVGSVQFVMSGTESKTATETLAPYDLMGDVGSWTPAVGNYTLKATPYTGAKATGDAGTAFSVSFAVVNIPQGPTLVLVNADTDKDIQILTNGDVLNLATLPTKNLNIRYNNITAVGSVVFSLSGAKSQNTIESGAPYALFGDNSGDYNAWVPAVGSYMLKATPYSALKGTGTAGTSQTVSFSVVNSTTGIALTSKASTETGPTTGLTVYPIPAKTELHVDLNSAAEAGMATIELLDVNGRVILSKSVNTATDGHTTKLDLQSASQGVYILSVNSAAGRTTKRVVINR, encoded by the coding sequence ATGAAGAAACATTTACTCGCATTAACTTTATTTTTGATCGTATCAGCGCAGGCCTTTGCCCAGGTGGCTCCCTCTTTCGATATTTTCATACTTCCATACCGTTTTGGCGACAAATCAATGACCTATTTCGAAGGCAATGGATTTGATACCCAGAATGCGCGCATCATGACCCAGGGGAATATTGTTTATTCCAGCACGAACTCTAAGTATGACCCGGCTAAAGTAAAAGACTTTATTCTGCGTTTCTACCCGGATGTTAATACCACAGAGAACCTGGTGCTAGACTGGGAAGCTGGTCCCTACGCTGATCTTCGAGATTACCCTGTAACAGACAGCCGTTTCAAAACGGCAGAGGCTACACTGCTGAACTTGCTAAGCGAGATACGAAAGTATAGACCGCACCTGAAGCTCTCTTATTATATGTTACCGTATCGCACCTGGAACGAATGGCAGGCAGCTAACTATAATGCACCCGGTAAACTGGATAACATTATGGCAAGTGTAGACTTTATTGCGCCATCACTGTACTTTTTGTTTGCCGACGAAGAGGTAGGGCGTACAAGAAACATGCAGTACATGAAAGATAATCTGGATATGGCCATGAAGTATGGACAGAAGTATGGCAAGCCGGTTTATCCTTTCCTGTGGCACCGTGTGCATTTTCGTAGCCCACTCTATGGAAAGGCGATTGTGCAGGAAGGTGTTTATACGGACTATGTTAAGTACATGAAAGACTACTCGTATAATGGGGCCAAGCTAAAAGGTATGTACTGGTGGGATGGCATTGAAGGCAAATTGGAAAACCTTGCTGGTGTTAATAACTGGCTGAACGGCTCGGTATACGATGAGGCTACCTATGATCAGATGATCGTAAATATGGCTAAATCGATGAAGGCTGCCTTAAATTCGGGTACAGCTGCGCCGGCGCCATTACCACAGCCTCTACCTGTTCCAATTGTGATTGCGCAGCAGGTTGTAGAACTTGCCTTATATGATGCCGTTACCGGACAGCAGCTGCAGACGCTTGCAAGCGGCGCGACGCTGAATCTGGCCACCCTGCCGACCAAGAGCTTCAACATCCGGGCTACGACCAACACCACTGTAGGCAGCGTGCAGTTTGTGATGAGCGGTACTGGGAGCAAAACAGCTACCGAAACACTGGCTCCTTACGACCTGATGGGAGATACCGGTAGCTGGACACCTGCCGTGGGTAACTATACTTTAAAAGCCACTCCTTATACAGGTGCTAAAGCCACTGGCGATGCCGGTACTGCACTTTCCGTTAGCTTTACTGTCATCAACCAAACACCACCGGCCGTTGTAAGCTATACTTTATTTGACGCAGCCACACGTCAGGAACTGCAGACGCTTGCAAACGGTGTGACGCTCAACCTGGCAACCCTTCCCAGCAAAAGCTTCAACATCCGGGCAAATACCAGTGCTCCGGCCGGTAATGTGGTTTTTGCGCTTAGCGGCGCAGAAAGCAAGAACGTAACAGATGCTGCAGCTCCTTTCGAACTGCTGGGTGATGCCGGCAGCTGGACGCCGGCTGTAGGTAGCTACACGCTTCAGGCAACTGCTGCTTTGGCTGCCACAGGAGAGACAGGTGCTACGCTGGCCATCGGCTTCAATGTGATCAACCAGGCGCCGCTGGCCGTAACAAGCTATACTTTGTATGATGCCACTACCGGACAGCAGCTGCAGACGCTTGCAAGCGGCGCGACGCTGAACCTGGCCACCCTGCCGACCAAGAGCTTCAACATCCGGGCTAACACAAATAATACGGCCGGTAAGGTGTTGTTCACTTTAACTGGCGCAGAGAACAAGAATGTAACAGATGCTACAGCGCCTTATTACCTGGCAGGCGAAGCCGGCAGCTGGACGCCAACAGTAGGTAACTATACACTTCAATCTACAGGATATTTAGATGCGACTGATGAAGCTGGAAAAACCTTTGTAGTAGACTTTACTGTCATCAACCAAACACCACCGGCCGTTGTAAGCTATACTTTATTTGACGCAGCCACACGTCAGGAACTGCAGACGCTTGCAAACGGTGTGACGCTCAACCTGGCAACCCTTCCCAGCAAAAGCTTCAACATCCGGGCAAATACCAGTGCTCCGGCCGGTAATGTGGTTTTTGCGCTTAGCGGCGCAGAAAGCAAGAACGTAACAGATGCTGCAGCTCCTTTCGAACTGCTGGGTGATGCCGGCAGCTGGACGCCGGCTGTAGGTAGCTACACGCTTCAGGCAACTGCTGCTTTGGCTGCCACAGGAGAGACAGGTGCTACGCTGGCCATCGGCTTCAATGTGATCAACCAGGCGCCGCTGGCCGTAACAAGCTATACTTTGTATGATGCCACTACCGGACAGCAGCTGCAGACGCTTGCAAGCGGCGCGACGCTGAACCTGGCCACCCTGCAGACCAAGAGCTTCAACATCCGGGCTACGACCAACACCACTGTAGGCAGCGTGCAGTTTGTGATGAGCGGTACTGAGAGCAAAACAGCTACCGAAACACTGGCTCCTTACGACCTGATGGGGGATGTTGGTAGCTGGACGCCTGCCGTGGGTAACTATACTTTAAAAGCCACTCCTTATACCGGTGCTAAAGCCACTGGCGATGCCGGTACTGCATTCTCGGTTAGCTTTGCTGTGGTTAACATACCACAGGGGCCAACACTTGTACTGGTAAATGCGGATACCGACAAAGACATTCAGATTCTGACGAACGGGGATGTTCTGAACCTGGCAACCCTCCCGACCAAAAACCTGAATATCCGGTATAACAATATCACAGCAGTAGGTAGTGTAGTGTTTTCGCTGAGTGGCGCAAAAAGCCAGAACACAATTGAATCAGGCGCACCTTATGCCTTGTTCGGAGATAATTCCGGCGACTATAACGCCTGGGTGCCTGCAGTAGGCTCCTATATGTTGAAAGCTACGCCGTATTCTGCCTTAAAAGGTACTGGAACGGCCGGAACATCTCAGACTGTAAGCTTCTCTGTTGTGAACAGTACAACCGGCATCGCCCTTACCAGCAAGGCATCAACTGAAACCGGTCCTACTACTGGATTAACAGTATACCCTATTCCTGCCAAAACAGAGCTTCATGTGGATCTTAATTCAGCAGCTGAAGCCGGTATGGCAACAATAGAGTTGCTTGATGTAAATGGCCGAGTAATCCTGAGCAAGAGCGTGAACACCGCTACTGATGGCCATACAACAAAGTTGGACCTGCAAAGCGCAAGCCAAGGCGTCTACATTCTCTCTGTAAACTCCGCTGCCGGCCGTACTACAAAGCGCGTAGTGATCAACAGATAA
- the cysC gene encoding adenylyl-sulfate kinase, with product MHEKLYIIPHLHQINRACRNKMNGHRSLVVWFTGLSGSGKSTLANLMEVYLYNQGYHTYVLDGDNVRKGMNCDLDFSDEARKENIRRIGEVANLMTDAGLVVLSAFVSPFKEDRERVRTIVGKENFIEIFVDCPIEICEQRDVKGLYAKARAGEIKHFTGISSPFEAPANPHLHICSAQESPESSLQKLISFIEPKLNFSHE from the coding sequence ATGCATGAAAAACTATACATAATTCCGCACTTGCACCAGATAAACAGGGCATGCAGAAACAAGATGAACGGTCATCGCTCCCTAGTCGTGTGGTTTACAGGGCTCTCAGGCAGTGGAAAGTCCACACTCGCCAATTTGATGGAAGTATATCTTTATAATCAAGGATACCATACTTACGTGTTGGATGGAGACAATGTACGAAAGGGCATGAACTGCGATCTTGATTTTTCAGATGAGGCCCGCAAAGAAAACATCAGACGTATAGGAGAAGTAGCAAACCTGATGACTGACGCCGGGCTCGTTGTTCTATCAGCTTTTGTTTCGCCTTTTAAAGAAGACAGAGAACGGGTTCGCACTATTGTAGGCAAAGAAAACTTCATCGAAATTTTTGTGGATTGCCCGATAGAAATCTGCGAGCAACGGGATGTAAAAGGACTTTATGCCAAAGCAAGGGCCGGTGAAATAAAGCATTTTACAGGCATCAGCTCCCCGTTTGAGGCACCGGCAAACCCGCACCTGCATATCTGCTCCGCCCAGGAATCACCAGAAAGCTCCTTACAGAAACTTATTTCTTTCATTGAACCCAAATTGAACTTCAGCCATGAGTAA
- a CDS encoding glycosyltransferase family 4 protein — protein sequence MKVLFVFELGLLHYRIPILEKIAMDESIEKCDIIHTEEHTNNVYKFIELKATVKTYGKFKLLPEVKKLKDDYDVIVFSFNLWRPSWIYTLFSARKAKYILWGQGFGRDNNYWIARKAKLHFANWADALIFYTESGCADFQAHGIPREKMFVARNTLHVGNSERSAEALKTDLLYVGRIQERKGVDSLIKAFAMIREEVPEYVKVRIVGNGDVTSLRSLVEEHALQDRVIFEPGVFEEEKQKQVFFNALAYVSPDHVGLGVVHSFAYGVPVITNKNRKHAPEFEYCDETNSLLYEGGVQELAQKLKLICNNRALQEELSKGSYTYYDNHLRSDIMVKGFLDAFNYTMSRRPDKAMAVGMDTV from the coding sequence ATGAAAGTGCTGTTTGTTTTTGAGTTAGGGCTGTTACATTACAGAATTCCTATACTGGAAAAAATTGCAATGGATGAAAGTATCGAGAAATGCGATATCATTCATACCGAAGAGCATACGAATAATGTATACAAGTTTATTGAACTTAAGGCTACTGTAAAAACATACGGTAAATTTAAACTCTTGCCGGAAGTAAAGAAGCTAAAAGATGACTACGATGTGATCGTGTTTTCTTTTAACCTATGGCGCCCTAGCTGGATTTATACTTTGTTTTCGGCCAGAAAAGCCAAGTATATTTTGTGGGGGCAGGGCTTTGGCAGAGACAATAACTACTGGATAGCCCGAAAGGCCAAGCTCCACTTTGCAAATTGGGCCGATGCGCTCATCTTTTATACCGAAAGCGGATGTGCCGATTTCCAGGCGCATGGAATTCCCCGCGAAAAAATGTTTGTGGCCCGCAATACCCTGCATGTAGGCAATTCAGAGAGATCGGCAGAGGCCCTGAAAACAGATCTGCTTTATGTCGGCCGTATTCAGGAGCGCAAGGGCGTCGATTCGCTCATCAAAGCTTTTGCCATGATCAGAGAGGAGGTACCTGAATACGTGAAGGTGCGAATAGTGGGTAATGGGGATGTCACTTCGCTCAGATCGCTTGTGGAAGAGCATGCCTTGCAGGATAGAGTGATTTTTGAGCCCGGTGTATTTGAGGAAGAAAAGCAGAAGCAGGTATTCTTTAACGCCCTGGCGTATGTATCACCTGACCACGTCGGTTTAGGAGTGGTGCACAGCTTTGCCTATGGCGTGCCTGTTATAACCAATAAGAACCGGAAGCACGCGCCCGAGTTTGAATACTGTGATGAAACAAACAGCCTTTTATACGAAGGAGGGGTACAGGAACTGGCTCAAAAACTAAAGCTAATTTGCAACAACAGAGCGCTTCAGGAAGAACTGTCTAAGGGTAGTTATACTTATTATGATAACCACCTGCGCTCTGATATCATGGTTAAAGGTTTTCTGGATGCCTTTAATTATACTATGTCCAGGCGCCCGGATAAAGCCATGGCAGTTGGAATGGATACTGTATAG
- a CDS encoding SLC13 family permease, whose protein sequence is MIFVLSFEKGITLAVLVWCIVGLSIDRIRPSIVFLSGILVLMLSKLVKPADFLQSMSNESIVTIFLLIFITAGIKEHFNIIGFLNRLFKSAKTPEGFMLQMTAGVSVLSSVVNNTPIVAFMIPYVYQWSKRNKVAPSKLLIPLSFATIVGGMMTVIGTSTNLVLNGFILSKESEGLAFLDFFIPGILVTIGGLTFLATVGYRLLPSRSNPLDEFKTNAREYLVETCISDGSTLAGKSINSANLRNLERIYLFEIVRDGKIISPVNPDEVLRTGDHLFFAGDTEKVVELLQQDNGLQIPPSNGQGIKQHVNLVETVIPRNSELTGSTLKGKQFRDKYDAAVVAIHRNGENLRGNIGSIVLEPGDLLLLSAGRKFLTRNKNDRDLYTVSVIAKSNGTPQWKKTVFGIGMCLVLMLMATGVFNLFFSLFLIMVLMALTSLLNAKEIKKLLDLDLLIVLGSALTLSKALIDTGIASDVALVVINFLQGWGSYGVLIGLFSITVLLTSFLTNVAAVSIIFPITYSLSHRMGLDPTGFYVAIAFGASASFLTPFGYQTNLMIYGPGSYKVKDFLKIGIPFTLLYAVICLTYIILRYF, encoded by the coding sequence ATGATATTCGTACTATCCTTTGAGAAAGGAATAACCCTGGCGGTTCTGGTATGGTGCATCGTGGGTTTATCAATTGACAGGATCAGGCCATCCATCGTATTCCTGAGTGGCATACTTGTGCTGATGCTAAGTAAGCTAGTTAAACCAGCAGACTTTCTGCAAAGCATGAGCAATGAATCCATTGTCACCATATTTCTCTTGATTTTTATTACCGCCGGCATAAAGGAGCACTTTAACATCATTGGCTTTTTAAACAGACTTTTTAAATCTGCAAAAACACCTGAGGGATTTATGTTACAGATGACGGCTGGTGTATCTGTTCTTTCTTCAGTTGTAAATAATACACCTATCGTCGCTTTCATGATTCCGTATGTTTACCAATGGTCTAAGCGCAACAAGGTAGCTCCTTCCAAGTTACTTATCCCACTGTCCTTTGCCACTATTGTAGGTGGCATGATGACGGTAATCGGCACCTCAACTAACCTTGTTCTGAATGGCTTTATCCTTTCAAAAGAATCTGAAGGCCTAGCCTTTCTAGACTTTTTTATACCAGGTATACTTGTTACCATTGGAGGCCTGACGTTTTTAGCCACTGTCGGCTATAGACTACTTCCTTCTCGTAGTAACCCCCTGGATGAATTTAAAACGAATGCCAGAGAGTATCTGGTAGAAACATGTATTTCCGATGGCTCCACTCTGGCAGGAAAAAGTATAAACTCTGCCAACTTACGTAATCTGGAAAGAATTTACCTGTTCGAAATTGTAAGGGATGGTAAAATAATCAGCCCTGTAAACCCCGATGAAGTCTTACGAACCGGTGATCACCTTTTTTTTGCAGGCGACACGGAAAAGGTAGTAGAGCTCCTACAACAGGATAATGGCTTACAAATCCCCCCCTCTAATGGACAAGGTATAAAACAACACGTAAACTTAGTAGAGACTGTTATTCCCAGGAATAGTGAACTAACTGGCAGCACGCTGAAAGGAAAACAATTTAGAGACAAGTATGATGCCGCCGTAGTAGCCATTCACCGGAACGGAGAAAATTTGCGTGGCAACATTGGCTCCATTGTGCTGGAGCCGGGCGATTTATTGCTTTTATCAGCAGGGCGTAAGTTTCTGACACGCAATAAAAACGACCGGGACCTTTATACAGTATCCGTGATCGCCAAAAGTAACGGCACGCCTCAATGGAAAAAAACTGTATTTGGCATAGGAATGTGTTTAGTTCTTATGTTAATGGCCACAGGCGTTTTCAACCTCTTTTTTAGCCTTTTTCTCATTATGGTATTAATGGCACTAACCAGCTTGCTTAATGCGAAGGAAATCAAGAAGCTCCTGGATCTGGACCTGCTTATCGTGCTGGGAAGCGCTTTAACACTTAGCAAGGCATTAATTGATACAGGCATTGCAAGCGATGTCGCACTGGTTGTAATTAATTTTCTCCAGGGCTGGGGCAGCTATGGCGTATTAATTGGGTTATTCAGTATTACAGTTCTATTAACCTCCTTTTTAACCAACGTTGCAGCTGTATCTATTATATTTCCTATAACTTATTCTCTGAGCCACCGTATGGGCCTGGATCCAACAGGCTTTTATGTTGCAATTGCTTTCGGGGCATCTGCCAGTTTCTTAACTCCCTTTGGATATCAGACGAATCTTATGATTTATGGGCCCGGTTCCTATAAAGTCAAAGACTTCTTGAAAATTGGTATCCCATTCACTCTGCTTTACGCTGTTATCTGCTTAACCTACATCATTCTTAGGTACTTCTAA